Proteins encoded by one window of Dyella humicola:
- a CDS encoding ATP-binding protein gives MIYSLGTCPVRQSGRFSGAEAVELIERDYALQRLRDAVGRASQGEGLTVLVSGEAGIGKTSLVRRLVGECGEERILCGGCEALFSPRPLGPVYDMASAFDTHLQGMLGVDGLRSQLFATLFADLQQSPRTTLLILEDMHWADAATLDLVKYLARRIHQVRALLLLTYRDDELGERHPLRLVFGDLPADALIRVPLLPLSEAGVASMAQRSGCLAEGIFAATGGNPFFVTEILGADGVPATVRDAVLSRAARQPPGVRALLDLVAIVPTRIEISTVDAVLAPTVEEISAALASGLLTAGSGFYAYRHELARISMEQALPEPLAAALHARVLSCLEAGYDDVATARLVHHAAGAGDAAAVLKYAPQAAAEAISHGSHCEAATLYGMALAHAAKLPLKAQAELFEQRAYQCYLTDQADNAIAAGLQALAIWRELGSQRQEGHMLRWLSRLHWFAGRNRDAEAYADQAVQLLESLPADSELAWALSNRSQLYMLAGRTEDAVAWGTCAIDLAKQIGDAEVLAHALNNVGTALYASGDVGGKALLEQSLCLALERGYGEHVARAYANLTSTEVTIRDYPAAMQTIRAAGVYFAERDFDSWSNYVLAWQSRLDFEQGRWEAAATIAGQLITRPTVAPVTRIPALAVLARIRLRRGDPGASELLDEASELARATGELQRLAPIAAARAEAAWLHGDACLADPLVQQTYQLAEQLSDRRALGELGFWCWKLGAVQGSYHDEDDPYALQWDGRWRAAAAIWDRLDCPYMRAVALLDGDEASKLEALATFTALGACATVRRCREQLRQAGVRGVTRGPRATTVANPAGLTLRERHVMSLLAKGLSNAEIASRIVRSEKTVEHHISAILRKLEVGSRGEAVAAAGRLGLTEQGRVLR, from the coding sequence ATGATTTACTCGCTTGGAACCTGCCCGGTGCGACAATCGGGCAGGTTTTCGGGAGCCGAGGCGGTGGAGCTGATCGAACGAGATTACGCCCTGCAACGCTTGCGTGATGCTGTTGGGCGGGCAAGCCAGGGCGAGGGACTGACCGTGCTCGTAAGCGGTGAGGCGGGGATCGGCAAGACCTCGCTCGTCCGGCGCCTGGTAGGTGAATGCGGAGAAGAACGCATTCTTTGCGGAGGCTGCGAGGCTTTGTTTTCGCCCCGGCCCCTGGGTCCGGTCTATGACATGGCGAGCGCCTTCGATACGCATCTGCAAGGCATGCTGGGCGTGGACGGGCTTCGGTCACAGCTTTTCGCGACCCTGTTTGCCGATCTGCAGCAATCGCCTCGCACGACGCTGCTGATCCTTGAGGACATGCATTGGGCGGATGCAGCGACATTGGACCTGGTCAAGTATCTCGCCCGACGCATTCACCAGGTTCGTGCATTGCTGTTGCTGACCTATCGCGATGACGAGCTGGGCGAACGGCATCCACTGCGGTTGGTGTTCGGCGATTTGCCGGCGGACGCGTTGATACGCGTGCCGCTGCTGCCGTTGTCCGAAGCGGGGGTGGCCAGCATGGCGCAGCGATCGGGTTGCCTGGCGGAAGGTATTTTCGCCGCCACGGGTGGAAATCCATTTTTCGTTACGGAGATCCTGGGGGCCGATGGCGTGCCGGCTACCGTACGAGACGCTGTGCTGTCACGCGCTGCACGGCAGCCACCCGGGGTGCGTGCCTTGCTCGACCTCGTGGCCATCGTGCCGACTCGTATCGAGATCAGCACGGTGGACGCCGTGCTCGCTCCGACGGTCGAGGAGATTTCGGCTGCACTCGCGTCAGGGTTGCTTACGGCAGGCAGCGGCTTCTACGCTTATCGGCACGAACTGGCGCGCATCTCGATGGAGCAGGCATTGCCCGAGCCGCTGGCTGCAGCGTTGCACGCGCGCGTGCTGTCCTGCCTGGAAGCGGGCTACGATGACGTGGCAACCGCGCGCCTGGTGCATCACGCCGCCGGGGCCGGGGACGCTGCGGCCGTGTTGAAATATGCGCCGCAAGCGGCGGCGGAGGCGATTTCACACGGTTCGCATTGCGAGGCGGCCACACTCTATGGCATGGCCTTGGCACATGCAGCGAAACTGCCCCTGAAGGCACAGGCGGAGTTATTCGAACAGCGCGCGTACCAGTGCTACCTCACCGATCAGGCAGACAACGCCATCGCGGCGGGCTTGCAGGCGCTGGCCATCTGGCGTGAGTTGGGCAGCCAGCGGCAAGAGGGACACATGCTGCGCTGGCTTTCGCGCCTGCATTGGTTTGCCGGGCGCAATCGAGACGCCGAGGCCTACGCGGACCAGGCGGTGCAACTGCTTGAGAGCCTCCCGGCGGATAGCGAACTCGCCTGGGCGCTGAGCAATCGTTCGCAGCTATATATGCTTGCCGGGCGAACCGAAGATGCCGTCGCCTGGGGCACCTGCGCGATCGACCTGGCGAAGCAGATCGGTGATGCGGAAGTCTTGGCTCACGCGTTGAACAATGTGGGCACGGCGCTATACGCCAGTGGCGATGTAGGGGGGAAAGCTCTCCTCGAGCAAAGCCTGTGTCTGGCCCTTGAGCGAGGCTATGGCGAACATGTCGCGCGCGCATATGCCAACCTGACAAGCACGGAGGTCACCATCCGTGACTATCCGGCTGCCATGCAAACGATCCGGGCAGCCGGGGTGTATTTCGCCGAACGCGACTTCGATTCGTGGTCCAACTATGTACTGGCTTGGCAATCGCGCCTGGATTTCGAGCAAGGGCGCTGGGAAGCTGCCGCCACGATCGCCGGCCAACTCATTACCCGCCCGACGGTAGCGCCGGTCACGCGCATTCCCGCGTTGGCGGTGCTGGCACGGATCCGCTTGCGGCGTGGCGATCCCGGTGCCAGCGAACTGCTCGACGAAGCCAGCGAGCTTGCCCGCGCCACCGGCGAGCTGCAACGGCTTGCACCTATCGCCGCGGCCCGTGCAGAGGCGGCGTGGCTACATGGTGATGCATGTCTGGCCGATCCATTGGTGCAGCAGACCTACCAGTTGGCTGAACAGCTGAGTGACCGGCGTGCGCTAGGCGAACTTGGCTTCTGGTGTTGGAAGCTCGGCGCCGTGCAGGGTAGCTACCATGACGAAGACGATCCTTACGCGCTGCAATGGGATGGAAGATGGCGGGCTGCGGCTGCGATCTGGGACCGACTCGATTGCCCCTACATGCGCGCCGTGGCGCTGTTGGATGGTGACGAAGCCAGCAAGCTTGAGGCCTTGGCAACCTTCACCGCTTTAGGTGCTTGCGCCACCGTCAGGCGTTGTCGCGAACAGCTGCGTCAGGCTGGCGTGCGCGGCGTGACACGTGGTCCCAGAGCCACGACCGTAGCGAATCCCGCCGGTTTGACCTTGCGCGAGCGGCACGTGATGTCCTTGCTGGCCAAGGGACTGTCGAACGCTGAAATTGCTAGCCGGATCGTTCGCTCCGAGAAGACCGTCGAGCATCACATATCAGCGATCCTGCGCAAACTCGAGGTGGGCTCGCGAGGTGAAGCCGTCGCGGCCGCAGGTCGCCTCGGGCTAACCGAGCAAGGTCGAGTGTTGAGATAG
- a CDS encoding DUF4242 domain-containing protein has product MPRYIVERAFPEGLDLPINETGDRLCRKIVNTNAEEGVTWVHSYVSLDRTRTFCVYDAPTPEAIRQVGRRNALPVNGITEVSVLDPYFYLGMGRDGHESFVAAHLRTPWLPFSYIA; this is encoded by the coding sequence ATGCCGCGATACATTGTCGAACGAGCCTTTCCTGAAGGACTGGATCTGCCCATCAATGAGACGGGCGATCGCCTCTGCCGCAAGATCGTCAACACCAATGCAGAAGAGGGCGTCACCTGGGTGCACTCCTATGTGAGCCTTGACCGGACCCGGACGTTTTGCGTTTATGACGCACCCACACCTGAGGCGATCCGCCAGGTGGGTCGACGCAACGCGCTGCCGGTGAACGGCATTACGGAGGTATCGGTGCTCGATCCGTACTTCTATCTCGGCATGGGGCGCGACGGTCACGAGTCTTTTGTTGCAGCCCACCTCAGAACGCCGTGGCTCCCATTCAGTTACATCGCTTGA
- a CDS encoding alpha/beta fold hydrolase: MSSTITSKDGVDIFYKDWGTGQPIVFSHGWPLSADDWDTQMLFFLSHGYRVIAHDRRGHGRSTQTADGNDMDHYAADLAALTEALDLRDAIHVGHSTGGGEVARYVARHGQERTAKIALISAVPPIMVKNKNNPDGTPIEVFDGLRALLAANRAQFYVDIPSGPFYGYNRPGAKVDAGIIQNWWRQGMMGGTKAHYDCIKAFSETDFTEDLKNIHQPALVLHGDDDQVVPYKDAGVLSAKLLKNATLKIYPGFPHGAFTTHADVINADLLAFIKS, encoded by the coding sequence ATGAGCAGCACCATCACCTCCAAAGACGGCGTCGACATCTTCTACAAGGACTGGGGCACGGGGCAGCCCATCGTGTTCAGTCACGGCTGGCCACTATCGGCCGATGATTGGGATACGCAGATGCTGTTCTTCCTGAGTCATGGCTATCGCGTGATCGCGCACGATCGGCGCGGCCATGGGCGCTCCACCCAGACGGCCGATGGCAACGACATGGACCACTACGCCGCCGATCTCGCGGCGCTGACGGAGGCCCTCGATCTGCGCGATGCCATCCACGTGGGTCATTCGACGGGCGGCGGCGAAGTGGCGCGCTATGTGGCCCGCCATGGGCAGGAACGGACGGCGAAGATCGCTCTCATCAGCGCTGTGCCACCGATCATGGTCAAGAACAAGAACAACCCGGATGGAACCCCGATCGAAGTCTTCGATGGTTTGCGCGCGCTACTCGCAGCCAATCGGGCCCAGTTCTATGTGGACATTCCTTCAGGACCTTTCTATGGCTACAACCGCCCGGGTGCCAAGGTCGACGCGGGGATCATCCAGAACTGGTGGCGTCAGGGCATGATGGGCGGCACGAAGGCCCACTACGATTGCATCAAGGCGTTCTCGGAAACCGACTTCACTGAGGACCTGAAGAACATTCACCAGCCTGCGTTGGTCCTGCATGGCGATGATGACCAGGTGGTGCCTTACAAAGACGCAGGTGTCCTTTCTGCGAAGCTGCTGAAAAACGCGACGCTCAAGATCTATCCCGGCTTTCCCCACGGTGCGTTCACCACCCACGCCGACGTGATCAATGCGGACCTGCTTGCCTTCATAAAGAGCTAG
- the msrA gene encoding peptide-methionine (S)-S-oxide reductase MsrA, whose protein sequence is MTTKSETAILAGGCFWGMQDLLRSYPGVLSTRVGYSGGDEANATYRNHGTHAEAIEIVFDPSRLSYRQILEFFFQIHDPTTKNRQGNDVGLSYRSAIFYLDDQQRHEAEDAVADADASGLWPGKVVTEIAPAGPFWEAEPEHQDYLERYPNGYTCHFIRPDWKLPRRGQ, encoded by the coding sequence ATGACGACGAAAAGCGAAACGGCCATCCTCGCTGGCGGCTGCTTCTGGGGTATGCAGGATCTGCTGCGGAGCTACCCGGGCGTGCTGTCGACGCGAGTGGGGTACTCAGGTGGTGATGAAGCCAACGCCACCTACCGCAACCATGGCACACATGCGGAAGCGATCGAGATCGTGTTTGATCCGAGTCGGCTCAGCTATCGCCAGATCCTCGAGTTCTTTTTCCAGATTCATGACCCGACCACGAAGAATCGCCAGGGCAACGATGTGGGCCTGAGTTACCGCTCAGCCATCTTCTATCTCGACGACCAGCAGAGACACGAAGCCGAGGACGCCGTTGCCGACGCCGACGCATCCGGTCTCTGGCCCGGCAAGGTAGTCACCGAGATTGCCCCCGCGGGGCCGTTCTGGGAAGCCGAACCGGAACACCAGGACTATCTGGAACGCTATCCCAACGGATACACGTGTCACTTCATCCGACCGGATTGGAAGCTGCCCCGGCGCGGGCAATGA
- a CDS encoding cupin domain-containing protein produces the protein MKATQIAAIMALAIASAITPHLGRAQQAGVHRTDLQRHDLSMPGWEAIQVRVDIDPGVTAPNHRHPGEEIIYVLAGSLEYQLQGKPPVTLKAGDVLFVPAGVIHSAKNVGHDNASELATYVVEKGKPLVELIK, from the coding sequence ATGAAAGCGACGCAAATCGCGGCCATCATGGCTCTCGCCATCGCCAGTGCCATAACGCCCCACCTAGGGCGGGCGCAGCAAGCGGGCGTCCATCGCACCGACCTTCAACGGCACGATCTCAGCATGCCTGGATGGGAGGCCATCCAGGTGCGCGTCGACATCGATCCCGGGGTGACTGCGCCGAATCACAGGCACCCCGGCGAAGAGATCATCTACGTGCTTGCGGGCTCGCTGGAGTATCAACTCCAGGGCAAGCCCCCGGTGACGCTCAAAGCTGGCGATGTCCTGTTCGTCCCAGCGGGAGTCATCCACAGCGCGAAAAACGTTGGCCACGATAACGCGTCGGAACTCGCGACCTACGTAGTCGAAAAAGGCAAGCCACTGGTCGAGCTGATCAAGTAG
- a CDS encoding SDR family NAD(P)-dependent oxidoreductase, producing the protein MNSSSKGTAVITGASSGIGAIYADRLARRGHDLILVARNRERLDGLARRLTDETGRSIQVFPADLNDPAELASVENLLRQDRSITALVNNAGFGAATPLLASDVARMTEMISLNVSALTRLTYAAVPGFVERGGGTIINVASIVAVAPEILNGVYGGTKAYVLAFTRSLHHELAAKGLRVQAVLPGAIATEFWDVVGHPVDKLPSSIVMSAMDLVDAALAGLDQGEIFTVPSLPDSADWSAYEEARQKLLPNLSRDQPAARYGLASVAGAEPNASDKRPILPSLTHGLASTP; encoded by the coding sequence ATGAATTCCTCTTCCAAAGGCACCGCTGTCATCACTGGCGCTTCCAGCGGCATTGGTGCCATCTATGCAGACCGCCTGGCGCGCCGCGGTCATGACCTGATCCTGGTGGCCCGCAATCGCGAACGGCTGGATGGGCTTGCGCGTCGCCTGACCGACGAGACGGGGCGTTCGATCCAGGTGTTTCCTGCCGATCTCAACGATCCCGCCGAACTCGCCAGCGTTGAGAACCTGCTGCGCCAGGACCGAAGCATTACTGCGTTGGTCAACAACGCCGGTTTTGGTGCCGCCACACCGCTGCTGGCATCGGACGTCGCACGCATGACCGAAATGATTTCGCTCAACGTGAGCGCACTCACGCGTCTCACCTACGCGGCCGTGCCCGGCTTCGTCGAACGGGGTGGCGGCACGATCATCAATGTCGCCTCCATCGTGGCCGTGGCGCCGGAGATTCTCAACGGCGTGTACGGCGGCACCAAGGCCTATGTATTGGCCTTTACGCGCTCGCTTCATCACGAGCTGGCTGCCAAGGGCCTGCGTGTGCAGGCGGTCCTGCCGGGCGCGATCGCCACCGAGTTCTGGGACGTGGTTGGCCACCCGGTCGACAAGCTGCCATCCAGCATCGTCATGTCGGCGATGGACCTGGTGGATGCTGCTTTGGCTGGCCTGGACCAGGGCGAGATCTTCACGGTCCCTTCACTGCCCGATAGCGCCGACTGGAGCGCCTACGAAGAGGCGCGCCAGAAGTTGCTGCCCAATCTCTCGCGTGACCAACCCGCCGCGCGCTATGGCCTTGCCTCCGTGGCCGGCGCAGAGCCGAACGCCTCAGACAAGCGTCCAATACTCCCGAGCCTCACGCACGGGCTGGCGAGTACGCCCTGA
- a CDS encoding GlxA family transcriptional regulator, translated as MHRVGLVVFPGFQAMSLAAVSAFEFANLTMERKIYEIRYVSETGGPVAGSFGMTMQTDTFARRGFHTLLIGGGVGIPDSTPDLLRCIRNAARRSRRVASICTGAFLLAEAGLLDGRRATTHWLLAPQLKQRYPQVNVEEDRIFIIDGPTWTSAGMSAGVDLALAMVEKDLGPEVARKVAQLLVVYHRRAGGQSQFSALLELEPKSDRIQHALSYAKSHLRSALTVEELAAAANLSPRQFSRTFRAETGQSPAKAVEHLRVEAARLMMEQTRHPVEVVAREVGFDDRERMRRAFVRMFGKPPQAMRREAPGPV; from the coding sequence GTGCATCGCGTCGGCTTGGTGGTCTTTCCCGGCTTTCAGGCCATGAGCCTGGCAGCGGTCTCGGCGTTCGAATTCGCCAATCTCACCATGGAGCGGAAGATTTATGAGATCCGCTACGTATCCGAAACGGGCGGCCCGGTTGCCGGCTCGTTCGGCATGACGATGCAAACGGATACTTTCGCCCGACGCGGCTTTCACACCTTGTTGATCGGCGGAGGCGTGGGCATTCCCGACTCGACGCCCGACTTGCTTCGGTGCATACGCAACGCTGCCCGCCGCTCGCGGCGCGTCGCCTCAATTTGCACCGGTGCCTTCCTTCTGGCCGAAGCGGGCCTGCTGGACGGGCGCCGTGCCACTACGCACTGGCTGCTCGCACCTCAGCTCAAGCAGCGCTATCCCCAAGTCAATGTTGAAGAGGATCGCATCTTCATCATCGATGGACCGACCTGGACATCGGCGGGCATGAGTGCGGGTGTCGATCTGGCACTGGCCATGGTCGAAAAGGATCTGGGCCCGGAGGTGGCACGCAAGGTGGCCCAACTACTGGTGGTCTATCACCGTCGCGCAGGCGGCCAGTCGCAATTCTCCGCCCTGCTGGAATTGGAGCCCAAATCGGACCGCATCCAGCATGCACTGAGCTACGCGAAAAGCCATCTGCGGTCGGCGCTCACGGTAGAAGAACTGGCCGCTGCCGCCAACCTCAGCCCGCGGCAGTTCAGCCGCACATTTCGCGCCGAGACCGGCCAGTCGCCTGCCAAAGCAGTGGAACACCTGCGGGTCGAAGCGGCCCGCCTGATGATGGAACAGACGCGACATCCCGTTGAGGTTGTGGCACGCGAAGTGGGCTTTGACGATCGCGAGCGCATGCGGCGTGCCTTCGTGCGGATGTTCGGAAAGCCACCTCAGGCGATGAGGCGCGAAGCGCCAGGCCCGGTGTAA
- a CDS encoding sensor histidine kinase, translating into MSAEAPAVAWRWLPRSMASRLYLIIFAGLMLAQGLSLALLFYERYQSATTVMLNTMEHDIGTSVAVLDHLPAPERPDWLGRLRRDNYHFVLDPGQPGVPLTTTRSRDVTRLIAKEVGADFRVHGDAIAAARGRYQVHFTLRDGSPLTLDITPRLMPVAQWLPFVLFLQVLLLLLFTWLAVRLATRPLSNLAKAAETLMPTADGPDMSEEGPTEVAQAAAAFNAMQERIRRHLKERLHILASISHDLQTPITRMRLRAEALEDCVTKQKILDDLRAMEQLVREGVAYARSAHGGAEAPVRMDVGAFLESLVFDYQDVGRPVSLVASVSGSTMIRRQALRRVLGNLIDNAIKYGGVAEVAAWRNGQGALCMAVSDRGPGIADEELEQVLQPFYRLEASRNRDTGGVGLGLAIAAQLTSSMGGSLTLGNREGGGLTATIILP; encoded by the coding sequence ATGAGCGCGGAGGCCCCGGCCGTCGCCTGGCGCTGGCTGCCGCGCAGCATGGCCTCGCGGCTTTACCTGATCATCTTTGCCGGCCTGATGCTTGCTCAGGGGCTTTCGCTCGCGCTGCTGTTCTATGAGCGCTATCAAAGCGCCACCACCGTCATGCTAAACACCATGGAGCATGACATAGGGACGTCGGTCGCCGTGCTTGACCATTTGCCGGCGCCTGAGCGTCCGGACTGGCTAGGGCGACTGCGGCGAGACAATTACCATTTCGTGCTTGATCCTGGCCAACCTGGCGTTCCGTTGACCACGACTCGTTCGCGGGACGTCACGCGCCTGATCGCCAAGGAAGTTGGCGCGGACTTCCGCGTGCACGGCGACGCCATCGCCGCCGCGCGGGGCCGTTACCAGGTGCACTTCACCTTGCGCGATGGTTCGCCGCTTACCCTCGACATCACGCCACGTCTCATGCCCGTAGCGCAATGGCTCCCCTTTGTTTTGTTTCTGCAGGTGCTGCTCTTGTTGTTGTTCACGTGGCTTGCCGTGCGGCTGGCAACGCGCCCCTTGAGCAACCTGGCGAAGGCCGCGGAAACCTTGATGCCTACGGCTGACGGACCCGACATGAGTGAGGAAGGACCAACCGAAGTCGCCCAGGCAGCCGCGGCCTTCAATGCTATGCAGGAACGCATCCGTCGCCATTTGAAGGAGCGTCTGCATATCCTCGCGTCGATTTCTCACGACTTGCAGACACCCATTACACGCATGCGTCTACGCGCCGAGGCGTTGGAAGACTGTGTGACGAAGCAGAAGATTCTCGATGATTTGCGCGCGATGGAACAGCTTGTGCGCGAGGGTGTGGCCTACGCCCGAAGCGCGCATGGTGGAGCAGAGGCGCCGGTACGCATGGATGTGGGTGCTTTTCTCGAGAGCCTCGTGTTCGACTATCAGGATGTGGGGCGGCCGGTTTCCCTCGTGGCGTCGGTCAGCGGTTCCACCATGATCCGCCGACAGGCGTTGCGGCGCGTTCTCGGCAACCTTATCGACAACGCCATCAAATACGGCGGCGTCGCGGAAGTTGCCGCCTGGCGGAACGGGCAGGGTGCCCTGTGCATGGCGGTGTCGGACCGTGGTCCCGGTATTGCCGACGAGGAACTGGAGCAGGTATTGCAACCGTTCTATCGATTGGAGGCATCGAGAAACCGCGATACGGGCGGCGTGGGACTGGGCTTGGCCATCGCGGCACAACTGACGAGCTCCATGGGTGGAAGCCTGACCCTTGGCAACCGCGAGGGCGGAGGTCTCACGGCAACCATCATCTTGCCGTGA
- a CDS encoding response regulator, translating to MEHIDHILVVDDDHDIRTGVADYLRKNGLRASAAVDGRDMFAQLDTSAFDLIVLDIMMPGDDGLVLCRTLRSGKHRAVPILLLTARDDETDRIIGLEMGADDYVVKPFSPRELLARIKAVIRRTRMLPPNLRITESADMLAFGRWRLDTAARHLLDEGGTIISLSGAEFRLLRVFLDHPQRVLSRDQLLNLTQGRDAELFDRSIDLLVSRLRSRLDDDAKDQSYIKTVRSEGYVFCMPVTVPGSDA from the coding sequence ATGGAACATATCGATCACATTCTTGTCGTCGATGACGATCACGACATTCGCACGGGGGTCGCGGACTACCTGCGCAAGAACGGCCTGCGCGCCAGTGCCGCCGTGGATGGGCGCGACATGTTTGCGCAGCTCGATACGTCGGCGTTCGACCTGATCGTGCTCGACATCATGATGCCCGGCGACGATGGCCTGGTGCTCTGCCGGACTTTGCGCAGCGGCAAGCATCGCGCCGTGCCGATCCTCCTGCTGACGGCGCGGGATGATGAAACCGATCGCATCATCGGCTTGGAAATGGGCGCCGACGACTATGTGGTCAAGCCGTTCTCGCCGCGCGAGTTGCTTGCGCGCATCAAGGCCGTGATTCGGCGCACGCGCATGTTGCCGCCGAATCTGCGCATCACCGAATCGGCGGACATGCTGGCGTTCGGCCGGTGGCGGCTGGACACCGCGGCACGTCATCTGCTCGACGAGGGTGGCACGATCATTTCATTGAGCGGTGCCGAGTTCCGCTTGCTGCGGGTCTTTCTCGATCACCCGCAACGCGTGCTGTCGAGGGACCAGCTGCTCAACCTGACCCAGGGCAGGGATGCGGAGTTGTTCGATCGCTCCATCGACCTGCTGGTGAGCCGACTGAGAAGTCGTCTCGACGACGACGCGAAAGATCAGTCCTATATCAAGACCGTCCGTAGCGAGGGTTATGTGTTCTGTATGCCGGTGACCGTGCCCGGGAGCGATGCATGA
- a CDS encoding redoxin domain-containing protein: MKFLRLAAVLAALSAAFIAVWPNAWSTASAQEHAPGTPAPDLVGANRWLNSPPLSLEKLRGKVVLVEFWARECINCIHVLPHTKALYEKYGKDGLVVVGVHTPEYDEERDARSLQAALNEFSITWPVAVDNDSRIWNAYGNRYWPAIYLIDRDGRIVYSHFGEGDYEDTEKRVQVLLGEPS; encoded by the coding sequence ATGAAATTTCTGCGTCTAGCAGCCGTCCTGGCCGCCCTAAGCGCCGCATTCATCGCCGTCTGGCCCAATGCCTGGAGTACGGCAAGCGCTCAGGAGCACGCGCCGGGAACGCCGGCCCCAGACCTCGTCGGCGCGAATCGTTGGCTCAATTCGCCGCCGCTGTCGCTGGAAAAACTGCGCGGCAAGGTCGTGCTGGTGGAGTTCTGGGCGCGCGAGTGCATCAACTGCATTCACGTGCTGCCCCACACGAAGGCGCTTTATGAAAAATACGGCAAGGACGGCCTGGTCGTCGTCGGGGTACATACGCCCGAGTACGACGAGGAACGGGACGCGCGGAGCCTTCAGGCTGCCTTGAATGAGTTCAGCATCACCTGGCCGGTTGCGGTGGATAATGACTCTCGCATCTGGAATGCCTACGGAAATCGCTACTGGCCGGCCATCTATCTGATCGATCGCGATGGTCGCATCGTGTATAGCCACTTCGGCGAGGGTGACTATGAAGACACCGAAAAGCGCGTTCAGGTGTTGCTCGGCGAACCGTCCTGA
- a CDS encoding organic hydroperoxide resistance protein, which translates to MSQSNAILYTGKTHTTGGRDGQSRSSDNRLDIRLSLPGSNGTGTNPEQLFAAGWSACFLGAMQRNAQALGVRFPADAAVDAEVDLANTAEKSFFLQARLNVSLPGLDRAEAQSIVDLAHQTCPYSKAIRGNIDVVTSLV; encoded by the coding sequence ATGTCCCAGAGCAACGCCATTCTCTACACCGGCAAGACCCATACCACTGGTGGCCGTGATGGCCAGTCACGCAGCAGCGACAACCGCCTCGACATCAGGCTGTCGCTACCCGGCTCCAACGGCACCGGCACCAACCCGGAACAACTGTTCGCCGCTGGCTGGTCTGCCTGCTTCCTCGGTGCCATGCAGCGCAACGCGCAGGCGCTGGGCGTCCGCTTCCCGGCCGATGCTGCGGTCGACGCCGAGGTGGACCTCGCCAACACGGCCGAGAAGAGCTTCTTCTTGCAGGCGCGCCTCAACGTGAGCTTGCCCGGGCTGGATCGCGCCGAGGCCCAGTCCATCGTCGATCTCGCCCATCAGACCTGCCCATATTCCAAGGCGATCCGCGGAAACATCGACGTCGTCACCTCCCTCGTCTGA
- a CDS encoding BufA1 family periplasmic bufferin-type metallophore, with product MKRTHATLAATFALGLACLASIGHAEDAKKPMEKCYGVALAGKNDCAAGAGTSCAGTAKANYQGNAWVLVDKGTCTTIKTPKGHGSLGAQS from the coding sequence ATGAAACGCACACACGCCACGCTCGCCGCCACGTTTGCCCTCGGTCTCGCCTGCCTCGCCTCGATCGGCCACGCCGAGGACGCCAAGAAGCCCATGGAAAAATGCTATGGCGTCGCTCTCGCCGGCAAGAACGATTGCGCCGCCGGTGCCGGCACGAGCTGCGCAGGCACGGCGAAAGCCAACTACCAGGGCAATGCCTGGGTGCTCGTCGACAAAGGGACATGCACCACGATCAAGACGCCCAAGGGCCACGGCTCCCTCGGGGCGCAGTCGTAA
- a CDS encoding DoxX family protein gives MSSTELTAFRMARPREASTTLAARWSGVLPDALLLLVARWGIASVFFQSGRTKVEGFLSIKPSTYDLFASEYHLPLISPEWAARLATGAEHLFPLLLVLGLCSRASALALLGMTTVIEIFVYPDAWPTHLSWAGLLLPIIARGGGKWSLDHLLRRWRERRETQRQGTPQAFSSLAPKGAHHA, from the coding sequence ATGTCCTCGACCGAGCTGACTGCCTTTCGGATGGCGCGACCGCGCGAGGCGAGTACGACGCTTGCGGCGCGATGGTCGGGAGTGCTCCCGGATGCCTTGCTGCTGTTGGTCGCCCGCTGGGGAATCGCTTCGGTGTTCTTCCAGTCGGGTCGTACCAAGGTCGAGGGGTTCCTGTCGATCAAGCCGTCGACCTACGACCTGTTCGCCTCGGAGTACCACCTGCCGCTGATTTCGCCGGAATGGGCGGCTCGCCTGGCCACTGGAGCGGAACACCTCTTCCCCCTGTTGCTGGTGCTGGGGCTGTGCTCGCGGGCGTCCGCGCTCGCCCTGTTGGGCATGACCACGGTGATCGAGATCTTCGTCTATCCGGACGCCTGGCCGACGCACCTGAGCTGGGCCGGCTTGCTCCTGCCGATCATCGCCCGCGGTGGTGGCAAGTGGTCGCTCGACCACCTGTTGCGCCGTTGGCGCGAACGCCGCGAAACGCAACGCCAGGGCACGCCCCAAGCTTTCTCATCATTGGCACCAAAGGGAGCCCACCATGCGTAA